AATATGAATCATATTTACCTTTTGTATATTGGAGAAATTTGGATATACAAGGTAAATTACCAATAAAAATAGATAATGAAATATATGATAAGAAAACAATAAAAGAATCAAGACTTAGCTTTTCTTATAACCCTACTCTTTTAAAAAGACAAGAAGTTCAAATGTACCCTTTGCTCAATCCACATAGTAAAATTGGTATGATAAAATTTCCAGAAGAGATGATTGCCTTAAGAAAAAATGATATAAAAATATATAATTTTGATGAAAGACTAGATAAAAAATTAACTACTCAATTAAACAAATTACTTAAAACAAATAATGTATCTTTTCCAATCAAAGATATTTGGGGGAAAAGTACAAATATGAAACCTTTTGACTTAGGTTACTTCTTTTTAGACTCAAAAAATAAACTATTTAAATTAAATAGATATGACAATAAAATTCATTTACAAGAAGTAAATTATCCTAACAATATTCAAATAAGTTTTATGAAAATAAGTGAAAACAAAAAAAGAGAATTAGCAGGTTTTGCAATTGATAGTAAAAATGATTTTTATATTATTGATTATCAAACATTAAAATTTAGAAAAATTGAACTTAAAAATTTCAATTATAAAAAAATGAAACTTTTATTTATTTCAAACCCTAAGTATTACCTTGTTAGATATACAGACAATAAAAATTATTATGCTGTTGTATTTGATAAAAATTTTAAAAAAATTAAAGAAAATATTTTCCAATAAAGGATAAAAATGAATACTAAAATAACACCAACATTAGACACCCTATCAAAAGGACAGAAAGCAAAAATTAAAAAATTAAATGCCTCAGGTAAACTTTTACATAAGCTCCTGGATATGGGATTTGTCAAAAATGTTGAAATAGAAGTAATAAGAGAAGCTCCACTATATGATCCAATGGAAATTAAAATTCATGAATACTATTTAACACTTAGAAAAAGTGAAGCTAATCTTGTAGAAATAGAGGATAACAAATGAATAAGATAAAAGTAGCACTTGCTGGACAACCAAATTGTGGTAAGTCTACAATATTTAACCTAGTAAGTGGTATCGAACAGCATATTGCAAATTACCCAGGTGTTACAGTAGATAAAAAAACAGGTTTTTTCACCTACAAAGAAAATAGAGTTGAAATGGTTGATCTACCAGGAACATACTCTTTTAGTTCTTACT
The DNA window shown above is from Halarcobacter mediterraneus and carries:
- a CDS encoding FeoA family protein translates to MNTKITPTLDTLSKGQKAKIKKLNASGKLLHKLLDMGFVKNVEIEVIREAPLYDPMEIKIHEYYLTLRKSEANLVEIEDNK